The following are encoded together in the Corticium candelabrum chromosome 1, ooCorCand1.1, whole genome shotgun sequence genome:
- the LOC134178619 gene encoding arsenite methyltransferase-like isoform X1, which yields MQQCCVGQSQSSDQLKGEIPRSCCGGGGGGGYPAVARGQSDDAVRDTVREFYGQLVAGEDSRPIPQCPTTDKSWPKHIRDAAAQCHDEVVSKYFGCGLAIPDCLDGMQVLDLGSGSGRDCFVISKLVGENGHVIGIDMTDEQLSLANKYIDYHTKKFGLSKPNVEFRKGYIEKLGEADLKDNTFDVIVSNCVVNLSPDKKAVLQEAHRVLKPGGELYFADIYTNQTLSEKARQSDLLWGECISGALVWKDVIKYAQEVGFEIPRLVTSYTYAVPFECVQNILEGAEFCSATYRLVKKRDGTSSPGPVKATYKGSLAECGQTFQFDVFYTFKAGIPVEVPNDVASILKATRYGAHFDFEDMPGVTTNKDEDYARSLDQADPFAYAAKSASSINIFTEEHKKIFEAATAK from the exons ATGCAACAGTGCTGTGTTGGGCAGTCTCAAAGTTCTGACCAACTTAAAGGCGAAATTCCAAGATCTTGCTGCGGAGgaggcggcggcggcggctaTCCTGCTGTTGCTCGCGGCCAAAGCGACGATGCTGTGCGAGATACTGTGCGAGAGTTCTACGGACAACTTGTTGCTGGTGAAGACTCGCGGCCGATACCTCAGTGTCCAACTACAGACAAGTCGTGGCCTAAACACATCAGAGACGCTGCAGCACAGTGTCATGATGAAGTAGTGAGCAA GTACTTTGGCTGTGGTCTTGCCATTCCGGACTGTCTTGATGGAATGCAGGTGCTAGATCTGGGCAGTGGTTCAGGCCGGGACTGTTTCGTCATCAGCAAACTAGTGGGAGAAAATGGTCATGTTATCGGAATCGATATGACAGATGAACAA TTGTCCCTGGCCAACAAGTACATTGACTATCATACTAAGAAGTTTGGGTTGTCAAAGCCCAATGTGGAGTTCAGAAAGGGATACATTGAGAAGCTTGGCGAGGCAGATTTGAAGGACAACActtttgatgtcattgt TTCAAACTGTGTAGTCAATTTGTCTCCTGATAAGAAGGCTGTCTTGCAAGAGGCTCATCGTGTTTTGAAG CCTGGTGGAGAGCTATACTTTGCTGACATTTACACAAACCAGACTCTGTCCGAAAAGGCACGCCAGAGTGATTTGCTGTGGGGAGAATGCATCTCTGGTGCACTTGTGTGGAAAGATGTCATCAAATATGCTCAAGAAGTTGGCTTTGAAATACCTCGTCTTGTTACTAGTTACACATATGCTGTGCCATTTGAATGCGTCCAAAACATACTAG AAGGAGCAGAGTTTTGTTCTGCCACCTACAGGTTAGTGAAGAAGCGAGATGGTACTAGTAGTCCAGGGCCTGTTAAAGCTACTTACAAAG GTTCGTTGGCTGAATGTGGGCAAACTTTTCAGTTTGATGTATTTTATACGTTCAAG GCTGGAATTCCAGTTGAAGTACCCAATGATGTGGCTAGCATCTTGAAAGCAACACGCTACGGAGCTCACTTTGACTTCGAAGATATGCCTGGAGTTACTACAAACAAAGACGAGGACTATGCCAGGTCTCTGGATCAGGCTGATCCTTTTGCATATGCTGCCAAATCAGCGTCATCCATAAACATATTTACAGAAGAGCACAAGAAAATTTTTGAGGCTGCTACTGCCAAGTAG
- the LOC134178619 gene encoding arsenite methyltransferase-like isoform X2: MQVLDLGSGSGRDCFVISKLVGENGHVIGIDMTDEQLSLANKYIDYHTKKFGLSKPNVEFRKGYIEKLGEADLKDNTFDVIVSNCVVNLSPDKKAVLQEAHRVLKPGGELYFADIYTNQTLSEKARQSDLLWGECISGALVWKDVIKYAQEVGFEIPRLVTSYTYAVPFECVQNILEGAEFCSATYRLVKKRDGTSSPGPVKATYKGSLAECGQTFQFDVFYTFKAGIPVEVPNDVASILKATRYGAHFDFEDMPGVTTNKDEDYARSLDQADPFAYAAKSASSINIFTEEHKKIFEAATAK, encoded by the exons ATGCAGGTGCTAGATCTGGGCAGTGGTTCAGGCCGGGACTGTTTCGTCATCAGCAAACTAGTGGGAGAAAATGGTCATGTTATCGGAATCGATATGACAGATGAACAA TTGTCCCTGGCCAACAAGTACATTGACTATCATACTAAGAAGTTTGGGTTGTCAAAGCCCAATGTGGAGTTCAGAAAGGGATACATTGAGAAGCTTGGCGAGGCAGATTTGAAGGACAACActtttgatgtcattgt TTCAAACTGTGTAGTCAATTTGTCTCCTGATAAGAAGGCTGTCTTGCAAGAGGCTCATCGTGTTTTGAAG CCTGGTGGAGAGCTATACTTTGCTGACATTTACACAAACCAGACTCTGTCCGAAAAGGCACGCCAGAGTGATTTGCTGTGGGGAGAATGCATCTCTGGTGCACTTGTGTGGAAAGATGTCATCAAATATGCTCAAGAAGTTGGCTTTGAAATACCTCGTCTTGTTACTAGTTACACATATGCTGTGCCATTTGAATGCGTCCAAAACATACTAG AAGGAGCAGAGTTTTGTTCTGCCACCTACAGGTTAGTGAAGAAGCGAGATGGTACTAGTAGTCCAGGGCCTGTTAAAGCTACTTACAAAG GTTCGTTGGCTGAATGTGGGCAAACTTTTCAGTTTGATGTATTTTATACGTTCAAG GCTGGAATTCCAGTTGAAGTACCCAATGATGTGGCTAGCATCTTGAAAGCAACACGCTACGGAGCTCACTTTGACTTCGAAGATATGCCTGGAGTTACTACAAACAAAGACGAGGACTATGCCAGGTCTCTGGATCAGGCTGATCCTTTTGCATATGCTGCCAAATCAGCGTCATCCATAAACATATTTACAGAAGAGCACAAGAAAATTTTTGAGGCTGCTACTGCCAAGTAG
- the LOC134178613 gene encoding uncharacterized protein LOC134178613 — protein sequence MAGKSELERRREERKGEKRDATLYLNERSTQQQLELLLNKAVRLKPDDLFGYLTRELSCLALPVTVYQVTGSRIIDLGGETAVKVTVHCTINGVSEVMQSAICSFPLPVVVTPVARSQSSLSRNSKQNSVTEDPVQPDVSANSLNTVEEIVTKSSELLKNKKIAELESLDTCLKSLDVSLPDEVTVCMCASWTISLALAKSACDLLHKPLYELLFAMNGVENETVCPPVVVARMLSGGTVSNGKLKIRDFSVIPAETDYEEGIRNVCKFHKALGSVLSVKYGPSALAVLADGSYAPSLDKPEQAFDLLQEAMTMSQLEWKTHLLLAVNINASCGYDPEKNRYELTSGQWKTRDDLLTYYTDLKEQRPELVSLENPFTDQDSGSWCKLSERLGEGFTLIGETGRPEASDEDKPEQDIQSVESLSAMVDKITWNSQSTITQLCQTSRTIMSGTRQLLLNCDSNVNSDCVADVAMGVQTKYLKLPAPSSFDFLGIYNRLVQIYHHLKSRDNKSDSRS from the exons ATGGCTGGCAAGTCGGAACTTGAACGAAGGCGAGAGGAGAGAAAAGGAGAAAAGAGAGACGCTACCTTGTACCTCAACGAGAGATCAACTCAGCAGCAACTTGAATTGTTGCTAAACAAAGCTGTTCGTTTGAAGCCTGATGATCTATTTGGATATCTG ACACGAGAACTTAGCTGTTTAGCATTGCCAGTTACTGTATATCAG GTTACTGGAAGCAGAATAATTGACTTGGGTGGTGAAACTGCAGTGAAAGTGACTGTGCACTGTACTATTAATGGAGTTTCAGAG GTAATGCAGTCCGCTATCTGCTCTTTTCCTCTGCCTGTTGTTGTAACACCAGTTGCAAGGAGCCAGTCTTCGCTTAGCAGAAACAGTAAACAGAACTCTGTAACTGAAGATCCAGTTCAGCCAGACGTGTCAGCAAATTCACTAAACACTGTTGAAGAAATTGTTACTAAAAGCTCAGAGTTACTGAAGAACAAGAAGATTGCAGAACTAGAATCTCTTGACACATGCTTAAA GTCTCTTGATGTTTCTTTGCCTGATGAAGTAacagtgtgcatgtgtgcgtctTGGACGATCTCATTAGCATTAGCAAAATCTGCTTGTGACCTGCTTCATAAGCCTCTTTACGAGTTGCTGTTTGCCATGAATGGAGTTGAAAATGAGACAGTGTGTCCACCTGTTGTGGTTGCCAGAATGCTGAGCGGTGGAACTGTTAGTAACGGGAAACTGAAAATCAGGGATTTTAGTGTTATTCCAGCAGAGACAGATTATGAGGag GGTATTCGAAATGTCTGCAAGTTTCACAAAGCGTTGGGTTCAGTACTGTCAGTGAAATATGGG CCAAGTGCTCTAGCTGTTCTAGCTGACGGCTCATATGCTCCAAGTTTAGACAAGCCAGAACAAGCTTTTGACCTCCTTCAAGAAGCGATGACAATGTCACAACTAGAATGGAAAACCCATCTATTGCTAGCAGTAAACATCAATGCTTCTTGTGGCTATGACCCT GAGAAGAATAGATATGAATTGACTTCTGGCCAGTGGAAGACTAGAGATGACTTGCTGACATATTACACTGATTTGAAGGAACAAAGACCAGAACTTGTATCATTAGAAAATCCGTTTACTGACCAA GACAGTGGTAGTTGGTGTAAATTGTCTGAACGACTAGGTGAAGGATTCACTTTGATCGGTGAGACTGGCAGGCCAGAAGCAAGTGATGAAGACAAACCAGAGCAAGACATACAATCAGTTGAATCTCTTAGTGCAATGGTTGACAAGATCACGTGGAACTCTCAGAGCACAATAACTCAATTGTGTCAGACATCAAGAACGATTATGTCAG GAACAAGGCAGTTGCTGTTGAACTGTGATTCAAATGTCAACTCAGATTGTGTGGCTGATGTG GCAATGGGTGTCCAGACAAAATATTTAAAGCTTCCTGCACCATCCAGTTTTGATTTCCTTGGAATATACAACAGACTTGTGCAGATATATCATCACTTGAAATCAAGAGACAACAAGAGTGATTCCCGTTCCTAA